In Planococcus citri chromosome 4, ihPlaCitr1.1, whole genome shotgun sequence, the genomic window aactgaaaatgaaaacgaaaactcCGAATTAAATTATTGAGAATCGAGATGAAATTaaagaagaatcaaaaaatgaaagtcaaaccaaaaattatatttattcaGATCAACGCATATCGAATCAGATCAGCAAACTATGGTTAATTTCCTGAGTCCTGACCCAATCAGCTCAATATTTTTCCACTAAAGAAGTCATTTCTAATATTTAAAATCTGTTCGCAGATTACTCGAAATAGGTTACTCCTTCGCAAACCTAATAGATACTTTGCAAGATTCACCCAACGTCAACTTGAAATTCAAGAATGCCATATTTTACgacgaaaaaagcacaaataaGCAATACTTAAACGATGTAAAAACACGTTTTCACGCTGAAGCTTATGAGATGTCTTTTGCCTCAAACAACAGCGAGTCGATTGTAGCACAATTCAACGagtaagtaaaaataaaatttttcgtttttaacaaaaaaaaaaaaaaatgaaaatttttgtaatattctCTAAtcattatgtacctacattatacCTAATAATTATGCTTCAGATGGTTTAGTAGCATTACGAAAAAACCACAACCCAAACTAGAAAGTCCTCTGATGTCTGGAATGAATAGTTTTCATACCACTGTGTTCACCTTCTCTGGATGCTGGAATAAGCCCAAGATTTCTGACGATATCAAAAAAACGTAAGTACCTATTCGATTACCTAAAATGTCTATACGATGCCATTCATCTGCACATACACctataaaattgtttaattcaTACCTGAAAAAATCCACAgactaaaattcaaaacaccGACAAAAGAAATCGACATCAAGGTGCTCCAAGCCAAAGAAAAGATCGGCTACTATAACAACCCCGAGCTAAAATACGAATCCATCAGATTACCATTCAATAACCAAGACTTCGCTGTGACTATCGTGCTGCCCTACCTCAACCATTCCTTAGATATGGACTTATTCCGAACATTTAAAGGTCCAGATTATCTAGAACTACTCGAacgagtaaataaaaataacgaaaacatCGAGTACTCTGTGCCCTTAATGAATTCAGCCATGATTACGTTGAATGGAAACGGCACCAGCATAAATAAAGATGACCCGATTATTTGTGACCAATCTTCGTCGATTCGACCAGCTGATCGAGAAACTTCGTACAAGCCGTTCATCGTCGATAGACCATTCGGTGTGATTTTATATcaggaaaaaacgaaatttgtttTATCTCATGTTTGGGTGAGAAATCCTACCTCGGGTGTGAGTTCTTTTCACCGGTATTCGGGTAAAATTGCGTATATTGAGAATAATAAGCCTAAGTATCCTCTTATTCCTACTTACGTAGTTTATTACTGATAAGATGTGATGTGTTTCGAGTGTCTGATGAGTAAAATATACAACCGATATAATGTTAATCGCTTCAGTATcgtataattatttttagtacCTATTCTCACAGTCTGTTACATTAAATTATTGCACTTGGGGGAAACCGAAATACGAAAGTACGTTGATAAAAATGTCTTCAATATGTATGTTCGAGTgataagaaaataatatttagaaGTCTggtatataattatttttataatcgaCAGAAAACATATTGTCAGTTCAGAGGTTATCAACAAAATGATAGGTAGTATACGGTTCGCaacatttgaattaaaattaaaatttgtaagtTTAACTTTTCatccaaatacctacctaaaattctGGTAGAAATGAGcgagcattttaaaataataatctcaagtaaaaatataattatgttgacattttttaaaaaatgaaaaaaattcaaataggtacacttTTTATAACAGtttaagaaaaatcaaatattgaTCGCATTATTATTTCTTCCATAACAAAAATTCACACGGAAATattcaaactatttttttaaattcaaaataatggcGCCCTCTCTGCTTCCAGTTATGAAACTCGTGCAAATGAATCGAGCAAAACAAACCCACATGGTCAATGTACACATCTCAATGTACATAGCAAAAGGGGAACGGGCCAATGAATATGATAACGCTGTCGATGATATTTTAAATCTCCAGAGTGCAGCATCATTCAGTGTATCAAAACATTAACGTCGAATAAACGATCCATTCACACCAACTTAATAATTAACGTCAATATTATTGTTTAAGCTACGTAAATAATCTGATTtagaaacattttaattttttattttgcgaCCAGAagataaaaatgagaaaaaaattgtcattttgcaTACCTCGAATTCAACTCATTAAGTATTATGCTATgttatccaaaatttgaattaaaaaaattcacagattttgcattcaaactcagcgacttcgaaatattgaaaatcgaCAAGACACAATAAGtcaatatttgaattcagcgctTCAAAATCAGTAACAATCGATACGTCACTCGACCTTTGtttctatttaaaatttttattaaaattgaaagccTTTGTGTACCATTTTCCCCTCCTCTAGCAAGTTGAAatcccattttaaaaaacaggGTTCATAAAACAAGAGTAAAAAAGAACCTTCATTCcagttttttgaatatttaaacgatgtctttcaatttttgtagtaCTTATTATGAAAAGTCGAGCTTTCgtcttcaaagttcaattttgagtttttcaaaattttattgcaatAACTAATTTCACATCTGctctgttttttcttcaaaacaccGCGAAtagattttttctaataataaaattcaaccaATCTCGAGTTCAAAGACAGTGTTTCGTAAGAAGAAATCGTAAATGTGCGATAATTACGAGCCCCCttcccacccccacccaataGAGAGTTGGGACGGAAACAGAGGCGCTAATTTCACCAAGccagtttatttttaattcgagtTGACATTAATAATACTTAGACTAAAAATAAGTTACGCAAGCAACGAAAGTTatttttacggcaaactgagtatgcaattttattaacaccattCGACGAGCGACTATGTTCATTGATGTAGGCAACCCATCTGACATACCGATTGGTGAGAAATAGATGAAGAATAACTATTCAACTTGCAGGCCCGTTTATTCGAAAAATCAGTTATTTAGAGGTTAGTGGAGGTAGCACAAAAGTATTTCTTCAAAGTGGCAGACAGTTCCAAGTTctaacaaatgatttttttcacgtaaatAAACAtagttaaaattgaatttctgggcaaatgaaaattccttttcaatattttcacatcagaattccaaattttatgaGCCTCTAGAAAcagtaatagaaaaaaaatgagtaataataataatattacttatgcaaaatttttctagatTGCAATTTATCCtcttttttcagcaaaatatcGAAgcacagaaaatgaaattttttccaatacctCCTCTTCTCCACCATGCCAAAAAACCAGAATattcataataataattatataaaaaaaaaaaaaaaactaaattaccAGAATTGTAGCCCActcaaaatgcttcaaaagttttccaGCAAAGTTTTCGGGTTTCTGCCTACATTTTAAGCAATTTCGGTGGATCATATGACACTTTCTTCGGATATCTTGCaaatttctattcaattttagactcaaagttcttcaaaaatgtccaaaaaacattttcgttgaaatatttggattttttgtaaaattcgaCCATCTTTGATGAGTTGCaaagtgactttttgataatttcacaACAGTTCGTTTTtgctcgacattttttttttcgagggaaaaatcatacttcaacgagttaagaattgaaaattttgatacctctcaaaatatatgtataagtgaatttttttcaaattttttggaacctCCCCCCAGGGGGAGATATATACTAAAGAAAATCTGAAACCGCTAAATCTTTGAATGTAATTTCTGagagtttttgagtttttaaaaatgatccaCCAGAAGGAAacacattttaaataatttccaaaaattactcattaaaacgtatttttagaagataaaatttaaaaatgaattttctttagTCAATATTTCCTCCctaggggacaaaaaaaaatgtgaaaaggatttgggcattcagattttgaacactgcacagacttgacaaaatggagcagatggaccatctgatcattaatgggtgtaggttagcactaaaactacctactttcttcatcagcTGTGCCAAAATATGTTTTGCAACAAggctagggcttgctatcggaattaccccactttaccttaataaAATTTAGTGATGTTCCCgacttaatttattttaatgggATACAGTTTATTACTTGGTCTCACAActttaacattatttttaaatgtgacTTTAGAGCCAATCTTATTTGATTATTTAAACTTTTgtatatttcaacaattttgcctACTTTCTATGACCCCCTTGGAGtatatttttcactttcaaccAGAACAACATCTCCAACCTTCAGAACCGAATCGACatcatttttccttttctttatACAGTTGTTTCTTTCACAGAGACTCCTTAGATATTCAGATTTCcatcttttccaaaattcttccaaaatggcATTCGACTTTTTCCATAATTCAACTAATttaacatttttacaatttttcaaatcgggagtgtaactaaattttaaatttaataagtCATTTGGTGACAAAACATCGTGATCACTTTCTCTGACATATACAATTGGACGAGAGTTTGAAACCAACGCAGTTTCATACAACATTATGCGTAGGTAATtgatttatcaataatttactGTGAAAAATAGTTTTTCTAAGACATGATTTAACTTGAGAAATCAGTGTTTCATAAAATCCGCCCAGCCAGGGAGCGTATTCTGGCAATAGTTTTACAAAAGTTGATTACGTTTTCATCAGAAGTAATATTTtgccataatttttcaagtaacgtttttgtcaatttaaatTGAGGTGTGTTATCACTAACAAtcaaaaaaacttctaaaaGCGAGTAAAAATTCCGAGGTTGTCACATCGTGTAGTAACCTTAACATATAAATGACCAAAAGTACATATCAATACCAGAACAGGAAAATGGTGAACTTTTGGAAACTCAACATTTTGGTAACAGCGGCATTGGATGATATTTAAAACTAAGTTGTGATTTGTCACGAGAAAActaggttagtgtccaaaacgtaaattttaaagGCTGtacatttgaagttttgaatctatGTGTTTGGCAatctatgattcgtaggtccctgaaacttggaccacttttggccacaaggggtgccaacataacctgacatcttttttcaaaatcagggttgccaaaggtcaataatcaaaatttccctaaatcgatttttttcgttttttttttaaattttgcgaaaactactaagaatgaattattaatataaaattaagttattcattgattttttcaattttttcaaaaattttgttcaaggtgaaaagagttgattttttcagcttaagcctcattcaaatttcaaatcctccaaatgtgggctgATTGTCCTAAAATTGGCATattgactccccagaacatacttttcaagaaaatcacaaaaaaaaatttccaaacttttcttgtagttgctctattttttcaactttgaatttaggatcaaaagaatcgttcgcgaatgttctaaccaccacaggcggattctgcacaTTGAGAGTACTAtaccaatatccataaaaaaaaaccatcaaaacaAGTGAACACAAAATTTGCACCCCACTTcaaagttgaactgaaaaaattaaaacaggaGCTAGAAGATATTCGAGAATTTAGTCAACTAATCCAATCACcatatttgagagaaaaatataaaGTTAAAAAAACTGAGTACAAACGTTTAGTGGCCTCAGCTAAAAAACATGCAATTGATAGTAAAATCTTGGCCTCATGTAACTATAATAAGACAGCATGGGAAATTATAAACCATAgaccaaatcatcattcaattgaaattattgcaAACAGCAATACCTCAACAAAAGAACCCTACGAAATTGCTCAACTATTCAACTCATTCTTCACAAAATTACCAGATCACCCCCAAATGTCACATGGCCTTGACCCTCTCTCACTAGTAAATCACACACTCCcctcttttttttgtgaacctACCAACATGTATGAAGTACTCAGCATAATAAATTCCCTCAAAAATTCCACATCAAAAGATCATCTTGGTATTGATGTTAACACACTGAAACTCTCTGCCCCTTTTGTTGCTTACCCCCTTGCCATACTCTTCAATGAATCCATTGAAAAGGGTATTTATCCACATGAAATGAAAACTAGTGTAGTAACACCTGTCTTTAAAAATGGAGAGAGAGATAAACTGAATAATTACAGACCAATATCAATCACCCCAGTTTTCtctaaagtgtttgaaaaaatattccacaaaaGATTAGcagatttctttgaaaaatataaattactcCACCCATCCCAGTTTGGCTTTCGGAAAAACATGAATACCACTTCTGCAATCTATAAATTTGTTCATGAGGTATTGAATGGTctccaacagaaaaaaaatctattagcAGTTCTTTGTGACCTGTCTAAGGCTTTTGATAGGGTTGACCACAACATTCTGCTAGAAAAATTGGAGAGATATGGTGTTAGAGGTATACTATTAGATTGGGTCAAGAGCTACTTTTCTGATAGAgcccaaattgtaaaaatcaacaatagcACATTTTCTGATGCGGAACCTATTAAGCAAGGGGTACTTCAAGGATCCATCTTAGGTCCACTGTTCTTTATTATTTATATCAATGATTTATCACCTTATTTTGGA contains:
- the LOC135842287 gene encoding uncharacterized protein LOC135842287 translates to MWKILISFALLVQLFTSTFSQNANSLTKRQLEVQNTTIEEILNDSRVYWNKTMPDKNLQLIPLALFTSRNVMEIRSHYEGAAALYFPKNRLLEIGYSFANLIDTLQDSPNVNLKFKNAIFYDEKSTNKQYLNDVKTRFHAEAYEMSFASNNSESIVAQFNEWFSSITKKPQPKLESPLMSGMNSFHTTVFTFSGCWNKPKISDDIKKTLKFKTPTKEIDIKVLQAKEKIGYYNNPELKYESIRLPFNNQDFAVTIVLPYLNHSLDMDLFRTFKGPDYLELLERVNKNNENIEYSVPLMNSAMITLNGNGTSINKDDPIICDQSSSIRPADRETSYKPFIVDRPFGVILYQEKTKFVLSHVWVRNPTSGVSSFHRYSGKIAYIENNKPKYPLIPTYVVYY